In Hyperolius riggenbachi isolate aHypRig1 chromosome 10, aHypRig1.pri, whole genome shotgun sequence, a genomic segment contains:
- the LOC137537161 gene encoding zinc finger protein 84-like — MEVERKKYRVLGCSEEATSTLLKARKRSTKSTCHRVWERFATFAVSEGMDAHRIMHSDFIQHSSPPAGGSYSCSICGKCFLWKSELVRHERSHTGEKPYSCAECGKCFACKTNLVTHERTHTGEKPYSCAECGKCFGRKSELVRHERSHTGEKPYSCAECGKCFRLKETLVMHKRFHTGEKPYSCAECGKCFGQKGKLLTHERSHTGEKPYSCAECRKCFGHKINLLTHERSHTGEKPYSCAECGKCFGQKSGLVRHETSHTGVKPYSCAECGKCFGQKISLLTHERSHTGEKPYSCAECGKCFGQKISLLTHERSHTGEKPYSCAECGKFFAKKSDLVRHERSHTGEKPYSCAECPYSCAECGKCFGQKGNLLTHERSHTGEKPYSCAESHIGEKPYSCAECGKCFGQKGSLLTHERSHTGEKP, encoded by the exons ATGGAAGTTGAAAGGAAAAAATACAGAGTCTTGGGATGTTCGGAGGAAGCAACTTCTACTCTATTGAAAGCTAGGAAAAGATCCACTAAGTCTACGTGTCACAGAGTATGGGAGAGATTTGCAACATTCGCTGTGTCAGAAGGCATGGATGCTCACCGGATTatgcattcagatttcatccag cacagctctccccctgctggagggtcttattcctgttctatatgtgggaaatgttttctatGGAAATCAGAGCTTgtaagacatgagagatctcatactggtgagaagccctattcatgtgctgagtgtgggaaatgttttgcgtgCAAAACAAATCTTGTCactcatgagagaactcacactggagaaaagccctattcatgtgctgagtgtgggaaatgttttgggcggaaatcagaacttgtcagacatgagagatctcacactggtgagaagccttattcatgtgctgagtgtgggaaatgttttaggctGAAAGAAACCCTTGTCATGCATaagagatttcacactggtgagaagccttattcatgtgcagagtgtgggaaatgttttgggcagaaaggaaAACTTttaacacatgagagatctcacactggtgagaagccctattcatgtgctgagtgtaggaaatgttttgggcataaaataaaccttttaacacatgagagatctcacacaggtgagaagccctattcatgtgctgagtgtgggaaatgttttgggcagaaatcaggacttgtcagacatgagacatctcacactggtgtgaagccttattcatgtgctgagtgtgggaaatgttttgggcagaaaatAAGCCTTttaacacatgagagatctcacactggtgagaagccctattcatgtgctgagtgtgggaaatgttttgggcagaaaatAAGCCTTttaacacatgagagatctcacactggtgagaagccctattcatgcgctgagtgtgggaaattttttgcaaagaaatcagaccttgtcaggcatgagagatctcacactggtgagaagccctattcatgtgctgagtgt ccctattcatgtgctgagtgtgggaaatgttttgggcagaaaggaaACCTTttaacacatgagagatctcacactggtgagaagccctattcatgtgctga atctcacatcggtgagaagccctattcatgtgcagagtgtgggaaatgttttgggcagaaaggaaGCCTTttaacacatgagagatctcacactggtgagaagccctaa